In the genome of Desulfuromonas sp. DDH964, one region contains:
- the mqnE gene encoding aminofutalosine synthase MqnE — translation MANIFETLHQKLAAGLRITDAEALALFESTDLLAIGDLAAYANQLQNGEKVYFNVNRHINYTNLCVNRCTFCAFSKGVEDEGCYTLALNDILEKCAEAAAAGATEIHMVGGLHPDLPFDFYLEMLAAIRADQPQLHVKAFTAVEIDYFAALTGQRVEAVIAELMQAGLGSMPGGGAEIFAPAVRQQICPEKISGARWLEVVEAVHRQGLKTNATMLFGHVEGHQDRVDHLSKLRELQDRTGGFQAFIPLAFQPDNTRVPGAKGVGGVDALKTLAISRIYLDNFRHIKAYWVMLGLKIAQVALAFGVNDLDGTVVEEKIGHDAGAEAPQALAKEQLCDLIRKAGKVPVERDTLYHELKVY, via the coding sequence ATGGCAAATATTTTCGAAACTCTCCACCAGAAGCTCGCCGCCGGCCTGCGCATCACCGATGCCGAGGCGCTGGCGCTCTTCGAGTCGACCGACCTGCTCGCCATCGGTGACCTGGCCGCCTACGCCAATCAGCTGCAGAACGGCGAGAAGGTCTACTTTAACGTCAACCGCCACATCAACTACACCAACCTCTGCGTCAACCGCTGTACCTTCTGCGCCTTCTCCAAGGGGGTGGAGGACGAGGGGTGCTACACCCTGGCCCTCAACGACATCCTGGAAAAATGCGCCGAGGCAGCGGCGGCCGGGGCGACCGAGATTCACATGGTCGGCGGGCTCCATCCCGATCTCCCCTTCGACTTCTACCTCGAGATGCTGGCGGCGATCCGCGCCGACCAGCCGCAGCTCCACGTCAAGGCCTTCACCGCAGTGGAGATCGACTACTTCGCCGCCCTCACCGGGCAGCGGGTCGAGGCCGTGATCGCCGAGTTGATGCAGGCCGGACTCGGTTCCATGCCCGGCGGCGGCGCCGAGATCTTCGCCCCGGCGGTGCGCCAGCAGATCTGTCCGGAGAAGATCAGCGGCGCGCGCTGGCTCGAGGTGGTCGAGGCGGTTCATCGGCAGGGGCTGAAGACCAACGCCACCATGCTCTTCGGCCATGTCGAGGGGCACCAGGATCGGGTCGATCATCTGAGCAAGCTGCGCGAGCTGCAGGACCGCACTGGCGGCTTCCAGGCCTTTATCCCGCTCGCCTTCCAGCCCGACAACACCCGGGTGCCGGGGGCGAAGGGGGTCGGCGGGGTCGATGCCCTGAAGACGCTGGCGATCAGCCGCATCTACCTCGACAACTTCCGCCACATCAAGGCCTACTGGGTGATGCTGGGGCTGAAGATCGCCCAGGTGGCGCTTGCTTTTGGCGTCAACGACCTCGACGGCACCGTGGTCGAAGAGAAGATCGGCCATGACGCCGGCGCCGAGGCGCCGCAGGCGCTGGCCAAGGAGCAGCTTTGCGACCTGATCCGCAAGGCCGGGAAGGTGCCGGTGGAGCGCGATACGCTGTATCATGAGTTGAAGGTGTACTGA
- a CDS encoding KilA-N domain-containing protein — MSKNRKIEVLEKEVGIRTINQEDYICLTDIGRYKDSERTDDLIRNWVRNRNTIEFLGIWEQLNNPAFNSVEFDGFRKQAGLNSFTLTPKQWIEKTGAIGLVSRAGRYGGTYAHKDIAFEFASWISVEFKLYLIKEFQRLKESEQAQLGWDIKRNLTKINYRIHTDAVKENLIPPTLTAKETSLIYAHEADVLNMALFGMTAKQWRETNPGEKGNIRDEANVAQLICLSNLENLNALFISDGLPQAKRLQKLNRIAINQMRLLTEDLGVKKLEEKQ; from the coding sequence ATGAGTAAAAACAGAAAGATTGAGGTGCTGGAAAAAGAGGTCGGCATACGGACGATCAATCAGGAGGACTACATCTGTCTGACGGACATCGGTCGCTACAAAGACAGCGAACGAACGGACGACCTGATTCGAAACTGGGTTCGCAACCGCAACACCATCGAATTTCTCGGCATCTGGGAACAGCTGAATAACCCGGCGTTTAATTCCGTCGAATTCGACGGGTTTAGAAAACAGGCCGGGCTGAACAGTTTTACCCTGACGCCAAAGCAATGGATCGAGAAGACCGGAGCCATCGGCCTCGTTTCCAGAGCGGGACGCTATGGCGGGACCTACGCGCACAAGGATATTGCCTTCGAGTTCGCCTCCTGGATTTCGGTCGAGTTCAAACTCTACCTGATCAAGGAGTTCCAGCGGCTCAAGGAATCCGAGCAGGCGCAGCTGGGTTGGGATATCAAGCGCAATCTGACGAAGATCAACTATCGCATCCATACCGATGCCGTGAAGGAAAATCTGATCCCACCGACCCTGACGGCAAAAGAAACCAGCCTGATTTACGCCCATGAGGCCGACGTGCTGAACATGGCGCTGTTCGGTATGACCGCCAAACAATGGCGTGAAACGAATCCGGGGGAAAAGGGGAATATCCGCGACGAAGCGAATGTCGCCCAGCTTATCTGTCTTTCCAACCTCGAAAACCTGAATGCTCTTTTCATCAGCGACGGCTTGCCGCAAGCGAAACGGCTGCAGAAGCTCAACAGAATCGCCATAAACCAGATGAGGCTGTTGACGGAAGACCTGGGAGTGAAAAAACTGGAGGAGAAGCAATAA
- the mqnC gene encoding cyclic dehypoxanthinyl futalosine synthase: MEAIQKNIETGAGIDRDQALWLLTAADLLAVGKLADVIRRRKHPQGRVTFVVDRNVNYTNVCQSQCRFCAFYRDADASDAYLLDFEAIFDKIAELVAHGGTQLLMQGGLHPELKVDWFEALFRQIKERFPQVQVHSLSPAEVIHTAQLSGISMPECLRRLQAAGLDSVPGGGAEVLVDEVRQEISPNKIGWRDWAAVMEEAHLLGMRTTATMMFGSRERPADIVEHLFRVREIQAKSGGFTAFIPWTYQPGGTELGGATASGVEYLKVLALSRIVLDNIDNIQASWVTQGAMMAQVSLFFGANDLGGTMLEENVVAAAGCSFRLSQDEIIELARGAGFVPAKRNTKYEILETY, encoded by the coding sequence ATGGAAGCGATCCAAAAAAACATTGAAACCGGCGCAGGCATCGACCGCGATCAGGCGCTCTGGCTGCTGACTGCGGCCGACCTCCTCGCTGTCGGCAAGCTGGCCGATGTGATTCGGCGACGGAAGCACCCGCAGGGACGGGTGACCTTCGTGGTTGATCGCAACGTCAACTACACCAACGTCTGCCAGTCGCAGTGCAGGTTCTGCGCTTTCTATCGCGATGCCGATGCCAGCGACGCCTACCTCCTCGACTTCGAGGCGATCTTCGACAAGATCGCCGAGCTGGTGGCGCACGGCGGAACCCAGCTGCTGATGCAGGGAGGGCTGCACCCGGAATTGAAAGTCGACTGGTTCGAGGCGCTCTTCCGCCAGATCAAGGAGCGCTTCCCGCAGGTGCAGGTTCACTCCCTGTCGCCGGCCGAGGTGATCCACACCGCGCAGCTCTCCGGGATTTCGATGCCCGAGTGCCTGCGGCGCCTGCAGGCGGCCGGCCTCGACTCGGTCCCCGGTGGCGGCGCCGAGGTGCTGGTCGATGAAGTCCGCCAGGAGATCTCCCCCAACAAGATCGGCTGGCGCGACTGGGCGGCGGTGATGGAGGAGGCGCATTTGCTGGGGATGAGAACCACTGCGACCATGATGTTCGGCAGCAGGGAGCGCCCCGCGGACATCGTCGAGCACCTCTTCCGGGTACGGGAGATCCAGGCAAAGTCGGGCGGCTTTACCGCCTTCATCCCCTGGACCTACCAACCCGGCGGCACCGAGCTCGGCGGCGCCACCGCGAGCGGGGTCGAGTACCTGAAAGTGCTGGCGCTGTCGCGCATCGTTCTCGACAACATCGACAACATCCAGGCGAGCTGGGTGACGCAGGGGGCGATGATGGCCCAGGTCTCCCTCTTTTTCGGCGCCAACGACCTCGGCGGCACGATGCTGGAGGAGAACGTCGTCGCCGCCGCCGGCTGCTCCTTCCGCCTGTCGCAGGATGAGATCATCGAGTTGGCGCGCGGGGCCGGGTTTGTGCCGGCGAAGCGCAATACCAAGTACGAGATTCTGGAAACTTACTAG